A region of Catenibacterium mitsuokai DNA encodes the following proteins:
- a CDS encoding TniQ family protein, with protein sequence MNKYKFPIWFRIYPDENIVSWLEALFSVNGMPKEAFSVAFEGSAELLELEDICRRYESDKFPTLKEILSKHSEFSTMMPFRNEGMNVLVAEQVIRQAENFHIIPGNKKNHCKALMCCPECLAEDMANGRRPYIRAWHSLHGVTACAKHGCKLQIYSIYDSDKPIVPADEESLRYAKFLYQVYLHQPKVTLDDIKDLLAGTKTGRLILDRLTINRIIEAFCEKYDGAEFLELVEEREREECQIVSRICPDCGMLYHSFGLARDFGYECPICERKCDGLELLQKRIDLSWNEEYEVIGYEDEAHVRIRHRPCGKEYVLPLNVRGLTKRQLCDKCDYKYRDRIGRKATMNSGKTCRIIAYRSSMDLDVEFEDGAVAKHTSYTKFKLGMIGHPYDTPKEQAKRRLGEKRTMNCGLEAEIIRYGAYADIDVRFEDGYIARHAAYKEFLNGSIRPPIDRVGETNIMNNGLKATIIAYRKHIDMDVRFEDGSVAEHIEYRNFMEGRVARPQDSRRNKRKLRIGEKKMMKCGLEAEIVAYRRSEDMDVRFPDGVVVKNVQYANFKRGMVGHP encoded by the coding sequence TTGAACAAATACAAATTTCCAATATGGTTTCGGATATATCCGGATGAGAACATTGTGTCATGGCTGGAAGCTTTGTTTTCTGTTAACGGAATGCCAAAAGAGGCGTTCTCTGTTGCTTTTGAGGGAAGTGCAGAACTGCTGGAACTAGAGGATATCTGTAGAAGATATGAAAGTGATAAGTTCCCGACGCTGAAAGAGATCCTGTCAAAACATTCAGAATTCAGTACGATGATGCCGTTTCGTAATGAAGGCATGAATGTTCTTGTGGCAGAACAGGTCATCCGGCAGGCAGAAAATTTTCATATAATTCCAGGCAATAAAAAGAATCATTGCAAAGCACTGATGTGCTGTCCGGAATGCCTGGCTGAAGACATGGCGAACGGGAGACGTCCCTATATCAGAGCATGGCATTCGCTCCATGGGGTAACAGCCTGTGCAAAGCATGGCTGCAAGTTACAGATTTACTCAATCTATGATAGCGATAAACCGATTGTTCCAGCAGATGAAGAAAGCCTCCGGTATGCGAAATTCCTCTATCAGGTTTATCTGCATCAGCCAAAAGTCACGTTAGATGATATAAAAGACCTGCTTGCCGGTACGAAGACCGGACGATTGATACTGGACAGGCTGACCATTAACCGCATTATCGAAGCTTTTTGTGAAAAGTATGATGGGGCTGAATTTTTGGAACTGGTCGAAGAAAGAGAGAGAGAAGAATGCCAGATTGTGAGCAGGATCTGTCCAGATTGCGGAATGCTGTATCATTCATTTGGTTTAGCAAGGGATTTCGGATATGAATGCCCGATATGCGAGAGGAAATGTGATGGCTTGGAGCTGCTGCAGAAAAGAATAGATCTTTCTTGGAACGAAGAATACGAGGTGATTGGATACGAGGATGAAGCTCATGTCAGAATCCGTCACAGACCATGTGGAAAGGAATATGTGCTGCCGTTAAATGTTCGTGGTCTTACAAAAAGGCAGTTGTGTGACAAGTGCGACTATAAGTATCGGGACAGAATCGGCAGGAAAGCTACCATGAATAGTGGTAAGACGTGCAGGATTATTGCTTACCGGTCGTCCATGGATTTAGATGTAGAGTTTGAGGATGGAGCTGTTGCCAAACATACATCTTATACAAAATTTAAGTTAGGAATGATTGGTCACCCTTATGATACCCCAAAAGAACAGGCAAAGCGCAGACTTGGAGAAAAGAGAACGATGAACTGTGGACTTGAAGCTGAGATTATTCGGTATGGAGCTTATGCCGATATTGATGTTAGGTTTGAAGATGGCTATATTGCCAGGCATGCAGCATATAAAGAATTTTTAAACGGGTCCATCAGGCCTCCGATTGATCGTGTCGGAGAAACAAATATTATGAACAATGGGCTCAAAGCTACAATTATCGCTTATCGAAAACATATAGATATGGATGTCCGTTTTGAGGACGGATCTGTTGCAGAGCATATTGAGTACAGAAATTTCATGGAAGGACGTGTTGCAAGGCCGCAGGACTCCAGAAGAAATAAAAGAAAGCTTCGCATCGGCGAAAAGAAAATGATGAAATGCGGACTTGAAGCCGAGATTGTTGCGTATCGTAGAAGCGAAGATATGGATGTGAGATTCCCTGATGGTGTGGTTGTAAAGAATGTGCAGTATGCGAATTTCAAACGAGGGATGGTAGGGCATCCGTAA
- a CDS encoding YitT family protein, with protein MHAIALRGNASTAGTDFIALYVSNKMNKSIFEYIFVFNTLMLCVFGFMFGWIHAGYSILFQFLSTKTIDTFYKRYKRVTLEITTIHPEELRQAYIAQYRHGLTMLHGEGGYSGHPLTMIHTVVSSYEVQDIVDLMKSIDPHVIINILPTENFVGGFYQKPLD; from the coding sequence ATGCATGCGATTGCCTTAAGAGGTAATGCAAGTACAGCTGGTACTGACTTTATTGCTTTATATGTATCGAATAAAATGAATAAGTCAATCTTCGAATATATATTTGTCTTCAATACCTTGATGCTATGTGTATTTGGATTCATGTTTGGCTGGATTCATGCAGGATATTCTATTTTATTCCAATTCCTCTCAACTAAAACGATTGATACATTCTATAAGCGATATAAACGTGTGACTTTAGAAATCACTACAATTCATCCTGAAGAATTACGTCAGGCTTATATTGCACAATATCGTCATGGTTTGACTATGCTTCATGGCGAAGGTGGCTATAGTGGTCATCCTCTTACTATGATTCATACTGTCGTGTCAAGCTATGAAGTACAGGATATTGTTGATCTCATGAAGAGTATTGATCCTCATGTCATCATCAATATATTACCAACAGAAAACTTTGTCGGTGGATTTTATCAAAAGCCACTCGATTAA
- a CDS encoding alanine/glycine:cation symporter family protein, with protein sequence MTKFLTQVNNLVWGMPLILLLLGTGIYFTTHLKFIQFVRLKKAFSLIFKKNEDQEGDVSSFQALCTALSSTIGTGNIVGVATAISAGGPGALFWMWISAFFGMATKYAEGVLAIKYRTKDENGQIAGGPMYYIEKGLHNKFLASLFAFFGVAVAYLGIGTFTQVRSISDALHLSFHVPYWISAIILTLLVGFITIGGIHRIAAVAEKVIPFMCVFYIGGVVLILVTHLPMIPHVLKIVLASAFDIKAVFGAGMGVAMKMGISRGIFSNESGLGSAPIAAAAAQTDSCVEQGLVSMTGTFIDTMVICTMTGLAILITGANTSGLEGAAVTSLAFNRGLIIPFIGEYIVNIGLIFFAFTTIIGWNYYGERCMYYLAGIRSIKIYKIIFIILIAIGPFMSLKFIFILADIVNGCMAIPNLIGLIGLRKEVIAETEEYFKEENTCTIEELSI encoded by the coding sequence ATGACCAAATTTTTGACACAAGTCAACAATCTCGTATGGGGTATGCCCCTTATTCTGTTACTACTCGGAACAGGTATTTATTTTACTACTCATTTAAAGTTTATTCAGTTTGTAAGATTAAAGAAAGCTTTCTCTTTGATTTTCAAGAAGAATGAAGATCAGGAAGGCGATGTATCTAGTTTCCAGGCTTTATGTACTGCCCTAAGTTCTACGATTGGAACAGGTAATATTGTAGGGGTCGCCACTGCGATTTCTGCAGGTGGTCCTGGCGCATTATTCTGGATGTGGATTTCAGCTTTCTTTGGAATGGCCACTAAGTATGCAGAAGGCGTTCTTGCAATCAAATATCGTACAAAGGATGAAAACGGACAGATTGCCGGTGGTCCGATGTACTATATTGAAAAAGGTTTACACAATAAGTTTCTAGCAAGTCTATTTGCATTCTTTGGTGTGGCTGTTGCTTATTTAGGTATTGGTACATTCACTCAGGTAAGATCTATTTCTGATGCATTGCATCTTTCTTTCCATGTACCTTATTGGATCAGTGCGATTATTCTTACTCTTCTTGTTGGTTTTATCACAATCGGTGGTATTCATAGAATTGCGGCAGTTGCTGAAAAAGTGATTCCATTTATGTGTGTATTTTATATTGGTGGTGTTGTACTTATTCTAGTAACACATCTTCCAATGATTCCTCATGTATTAAAGATAGTACTTGCCTCAGCTTTTGATATTAAAGCAGTCTTTGGTGCAGGTATGGGTGTTGCGATGAAGATGGGTATAAGTAGAGGAATCTTCTCGAACGAAAGTGGTTTAGGAAGTGCTCCTATTGCGGCAGCTGCTGCACAGACTGATTCATGTGTAGAACAGGGACTTGTTTCTATGACAGGTACTTTTATTGATACAATGGTGATCTGTACAATGACAGGTCTTGCAATTCTAATCACTGGTGCAAATACAAGCGGTTTAGAAGGAGCTGCAGTTACATCACTTGCCTTTAATAGAGGATTAATTATTCCTTTTATTGGTGAATATATTGTAAATATTGGATTAATTTTCTTTGCCTTTACTACAATTATTGGATGGAACTACTACGGTGAAAGATGTATGTATTATCTTGCAGGTATTCGTTCTATCAAGATTTATAAGATCATCTTTATTATTCTTATTGCGATTGGTCCATTCATGTCATTAAAGTTTATCTTTATTCTTGCAGATATCGTCAATGGCTGTATGGCAATTCCTAACCTCATCGGTTTAATTGGACTTAGAAAAGAAGTCATTGCGGAAACAGAAGAATACTTCAAAGAAGAAAACACTTGTACTATAGAAGAATTAAGCATCTAA
- a CDS encoding IS1/IS1595 family N-terminal zinc-binding domain-containing protein, producing MLVERQALEELHEVNNHQEELGGSGYSSRETPNRQIQMNKKERRKYSSLRSFTWSENQEKSEGQLLVENTVQEWYNAKHATSSVSEIEFINSLDIKQCPFCGSHDFTKYGHKKDGTQRYICKGCGKRFTPLTNTIFDSKKIPISEWIEYLLHLFEFHSINSTAYDNRNSPTTGKYWLIKTFEVLKGIQDNVVLDGTVYLDETYFAKTKSKLATKDGKKLRGISRNKIGVGVACNETKSIFIVTGTSKPSRKSTKETYSKHIAKGSILVHDDEHSHSILIEELELESKVYSTRETKGLSDKDNPLYPVNNLHLLLKQFIRNHGAYDREHLQDWLNLFWFIMNDPKDKYDKVLKFIEMAVLSPKRVRY from the coding sequence ATGCTTGTAGAAAGGCAAGCTCTTGAAGAGCTTCATGAGGTGAATAACCATCAAGAGGAACTTGGCGGTTCTGGTTATTCATCTCGTGAAACTCCGAACCGCCAAATACAAATGAATAAAAAAGAACGTAGAAAATATTCATCTTTACGTTCGTTTACTTGGTCTGAAAATCAAGAGAAATCAGAAGGACAATTGCTTGTTGAAAATACTGTTCAAGAATGGTACAACGCTAAACATGCAACATCATCTGTTTCAGAAATAGAATTTATAAATTCTTTAGACATAAAACAATGTCCATTCTGTGGATCTCATGATTTTACAAAGTATGGGCATAAGAAAGACGGAACACAAAGATATATTTGTAAAGGATGTGGTAAACGCTTCACACCTTTGACAAATACAATCTTTGATTCAAAAAAGATTCCTATTTCAGAATGGATTGAGTATTTACTGCATTTGTTTGAATTTCATTCTATAAATTCGACAGCCTACGACAATAGAAATTCACCAACTACAGGTAAATATTGGCTGATTAAAACATTTGAAGTCTTAAAAGGAATACAAGACAATGTTGTACTAGATGGTACAGTGTATTTAGATGAAACCTATTTTGCAAAGACAAAAAGTAAACTAGCGACAAAAGATGGAAAGAAACTAAGAGGAATTTCTAGAAATAAAATAGGTGTTGGTGTTGCCTGTAATGAGACAAAATCAATTTTTATAGTTACAGGAACATCAAAACCCTCAAGAAAATCAACAAAAGAAACATACAGCAAGCATATTGCAAAAGGCTCTATATTAGTGCATGATGATGAGCATTCTCACAGTATATTGATTGAAGAATTAGAACTGGAAAGCAAAGTATACTCTACAAGAGAAACAAAAGGTTTATCAGATAAAGACAACCCATTATATCCAGTTAATAATCTTCATTTATTATTGAAACAATTCATAAGAAATCACGGAGCTTATGACAGAGAACACCTCCAAGACTGGCTGAATCTATTTTGGTTCATTATGAATGACCCAAAGGATAAGTACGATAAGGTATTAAAATTTATAGAAATGGCAGTTTTGTCGCCAAAAAGAGTGCGATATTGA
- a CDS encoding GDSL-type esterase/lipase family protein — translation MNIVCYGDSNTYGFNPLDGGRYETNWVDIVRENYKDDFVVNAGLNGRLAEPRQFLYDITLRQYAPIGLLIIMLGTNNVDHLEPIDHITVGLHVMLRRALSKAEHILLLAPPYLRNDEERYQRSKELNKKLKVLADSFHADFIDVEDVITELSFDGIHLTQKGHEQLGKTIVDYMKKSL, via the coding sequence ATGAATATCGTATGTTATGGGGATTCTAATACTTATGGATTTAACCCTCTTGATGGGGGACGTTATGAAACAAACTGGGTGGATATAGTAAGAGAGAATTATAAGGATGATTTTGTCGTTAATGCAGGACTCAATGGAAGACTTGCTGAACCAAGACAATTCTTATATGATATCACTTTACGACAATATGCACCGATTGGTTTATTGATTATTATGCTAGGAACAAATAATGTGGATCATTTAGAACCTATAGACCATATCACAGTAGGACTTCATGTGATGTTAAGACGTGCCCTGTCTAAAGCCGAACATATATTACTTCTTGCACCACCTTATCTACGTAATGATGAAGAAAGATATCAAAGAAGCAAAGAACTCAATAAGAAGTTAAAAGTACTTGCAGATAGCTTTCATGCAGATTTTATTGATGTAGAAGACGTGATTACAGAACTTTCATTTGATGGCATCCATCTTACACAAAAGGGACATGAACAGTTAGGAAAAACAATTGTAGACTATATGAAGAAATCCTTATAA
- a CDS encoding MATE family efflux transporter: MTKNMTEGHPLKLIMMFALPLLLGNIFQQTYNIVDTAIVGQTLGANALAAVGSTSSVQFLVLGFCIGICCGFGIPIAQSFGGNNLSKMRDFIYHSIVLTIIIGTLLTVGCCLLCMTIIHILQIPSEIASRSYIYLLIIFIGLPCTLLYNLCSSILRAVGDSRTPFLFLAFSACLNIVLDLFCIIILKLDVAGAALATIVSQGISGILCLILIKKRFTVLHLEKENKVMKSSIVKSLLGMGLPMGLQYSITAIGSMVMQGANNSLGATYMSAFAAAAKIKQLAICPFDALATAASTFASQNYGAKKYDRIKKGVIQTVVVGIIYGVIVGILLILFGRIFSMLFISSKYSAVLDASAKYIAYMGYFYWVLSILNVCRQTTQGIGYSGLAIFSGVIEMIARCFVSLVFVPIAGYTAICCADQTAWIVAALYCVFTFSYCFKKIQEE; the protein is encoded by the coding sequence ATGACAAAGAATATGACAGAAGGACATCCATTAAAACTCATTATGATGTTCGCATTGCCTTTATTATTAGGAAATATATTCCAGCAAACTTATAATATTGTGGATACTGCAATAGTAGGTCAGACACTAGGTGCCAATGCACTTGCGGCAGTAGGCTCTACTAGTAGTGTACAGTTTTTAGTATTGGGATTTTGTATTGGTATATGCTGTGGATTTGGTATACCTATTGCGCAGTCATTTGGTGGAAATAACTTATCTAAGATGCGCGATTTTATCTATCATAGCATTGTATTGACTATTATTATCGGTACTTTATTAACTGTAGGATGCTGTTTATTATGTATGACAATTATTCATATATTACAGATACCATCTGAGATTGCATCACGTTCTTATATATATTTATTAATTATATTTATAGGATTACCATGTACATTACTCTATAATCTATGTTCAAGTATATTACGTGCTGTAGGGGATAGCCGTACACCATTCTTATTTCTGGCTTTTTCTGCTTGTCTCAATATTGTGTTAGATTTATTTTGTATTATTATTTTAAAACTTGATGTCGCAGGTGCAGCTCTTGCGACTATTGTATCACAAGGTATCAGTGGCATCTTATGTCTTATACTCATTAAGAAACGTTTCACAGTATTACATCTAGAAAAAGAAAATAAAGTAATGAAGTCATCCATCGTTAAGAGTTTACTTGGTATGGGACTTCCAATGGGATTACAGTACTCTATTACTGCGATTGGCTCTATGGTCATGCAGGGAGCTAATAACTCTTTAGGTGCAACTTATATGTCTGCCTTTGCGGCGGCAGCTAAAATCAAACAGCTTGCTATCTGTCCATTTGATGCATTGGCCACAGCAGCTTCTACTTTCGCAAGTCAGAACTATGGTGCAAAGAAATATGATCGTATCAAAAAAGGTGTCATACAAACTGTTGTTGTAGGTATTATCTATGGTGTGATTGTAGGAATCTTATTGATTCTATTTGGTAGAATATTCTCAATGTTGTTTATTTCATCGAAATACAGCGCAGTCCTTGATGCATCCGCAAAATACATTGCTTATATGGGATATTTCTATTGGGTTCTGTCAATTCTCAATGTATGCCGCCAGACAACTCAGGGGATTGGCTATTCCGGACTCGCAATATTCTCTGGTGTCATTGAAATGATTGCGAGATGTTTTGTATCATTGGTATTTGTACCAATAGCTGGTTATACCGCAATATGCTGTGCTGATCAGACAGCCTGGATTGTTGCAGCACTCTATTGTGTATTTACTTTTAGTTATTGTTTCAAAAAGATTCAAGAAGAATGA
- a CDS encoding helix-turn-helix transcriptional regulator — protein MFPIHTQHIENTENDMIYHDHDSLEFIYCLHGEVSYLINGESITIHKGEAFMINTHIIHARLSSTAHLMTVSIERETFSMHESLLSYFDSFFNHEHAPYLIIHDHTIHVLITKLYGLLNIPEMNPFLILSSASELVHLVSTILPESKPLDDYDKMLEMIHYLEDNISQKITIQDMADAVSICRSRCCSIFSQYLHTSPMAYLNELRLVHSTELLSKNYSIVSISKMCGFSRPSYFNTQFKKRYHMTPLEYRHSS, from the coding sequence ATGTTTCCTATCCATACCCAGCATATTGAAAATACAGAAAATGATATGATTTATCATGATCACGATTCTTTAGAATTCATTTATTGTCTTCATGGAGAAGTATCCTATTTAATTAATGGAGAATCAATTACTATTCATAAGGGCGAAGCCTTTATGATTAATACTCATATTATTCATGCAAGACTTTCTTCTACAGCCCATTTAATGACTGTCTCTATCGAAAGAGAAACTTTTAGTATGCATGAATCACTTTTAAGTTATTTTGATTCTTTCTTCAATCATGAACATGCTCCTTATCTCATTATTCATGATCATACAATTCATGTACTCATCACTAAGCTCTATGGTTTACTTAATATTCCAGAAATGAATCCCTTTTTAATTCTCTCTTCTGCATCAGAGCTTGTCCATTTAGTTAGTACAATTCTTCCAGAAAGTAAACCACTCGACGATTACGATAAGATGTTAGAAATGATTCATTACTTAGAAGATAATATATCCCAAAAGATCACCATCCAGGATATGGCAGACGCAGTTTCTATCTGTCGTTCTAGATGTTGTAGTATTTTTTCTCAATACCTTCATACATCTCCTATGGCTTATTTAAATGAACTGCGTTTAGTGCATAGTACCGAGTTATTATCTAAAAATTATTCTATTGTATCTATTTCAAAAATGTGTGGCTTTAGTCGTCCTAGCTATTTTAATACACAATTTAAAAAGAGGTATCATATGACACCTCTTGAATATCGTCATTCTTCTTGA
- a CDS encoding SWIM zinc finger family protein, which translates to MKEELFDDLILERGYEYAQEGAVDHVRKVGEVIYATVHGTEDYHVKIDDNDMFCDCPYAKEGAHCKHMAAVLYYLDSHPVYDEHVLVDALSEKQAKQLLKKILKDHPEYFDQLPQVEKKEDIKESVEEAFRNHPDVKSARSYIVKCIDDYMDIDMLIHTFKNYLEDKVVSKSLIDYYSTLDIKEAISFVKSLKTDKPSIKKMYQSYLKDLYLKDNDRESYLDILWTLVREDGQIDFYRELKRQYSKEEWESLRDGLLKNLPPRARLDKIYLEEGMYDQLLNLVIQTPGLYILEEYYHDLLDYPEQLLNKYLEELKPLVGKQDITHYLKEIEEIPGGVQFISLNQLRK; encoded by the coding sequence ATGAAAGAAGAATTATTTGATGATTTGATATTAGAAAGAGGTTATGAATATGCCCAGGAAGGGGCAGTGGATCATGTACGTAAAGTAGGAGAAGTCATCTATGCCACGGTTCATGGGACAGAGGATTATCATGTAAAAATAGATGATAATGATATGTTCTGCGATTGTCCCTATGCTAAAGAGGGAGCGCATTGTAAACATATGGCTGCTGTTTTGTATTATTTAGACAGTCATCCTGTTTATGATGAGCATGTACTCGTTGATGCATTAAGTGAGAAGCAGGCTAAACAACTATTAAAGAAAATATTAAAAGATCATCCAGAATACTTCGATCAACTACCGCAGGTAGAAAAGAAAGAAGATATTAAAGAAAGTGTGGAAGAAGCTTTTAGAAATCATCCTGATGTTAAATCAGCTCGTAGTTATATTGTGAAATGTATAGATGATTATATGGATATAGATATGCTTATTCATACATTTAAAAATTATTTGGAAGATAAGGTCGTATCTAAATCTTTGATTGATTACTATAGTACACTTGATATTAAAGAAGCTATTTCATTTGTGAAATCATTGAAGACAGATAAGCCTTCTATTAAAAAGATGTATCAATCTTATTTGAAGGATTTATACTTAAAAGATAATGATAGAGAATCTTATTTAGATATTTTATGGACACTTGTAAGAGAGGATGGACAGATTGATTTTTACCGTGAATTAAAAAGACAATATTCAAAAGAAGAATGGGAATCTTTAAGAGATGGACTTCTTAAGAATCTACCACCTCGTGCAAGACTGGATAAGATTTATTTAGAAGAAGGCATGTATGATCAGTTATTGAATCTTGTCATTCAAACACCTGGCTTGTATATTCTTGAAGAATATTATCATGATTTATTAGACTATCCTGAACAATTATTAAATAAGTATCTAGAGGAACTTAAGCCACTTGTAGGTAAACAGGATATCACTCACTATCTTAAAGAGATAGAAGAGATTCCTGGAGGAGTGCAGTTTATTTCTTTAAATCAATTGAGAAAATAA
- a CDS encoding YoaK family protein, which produces MKDKLIQWFLRERQMSEAFINSIFLAMSGGFQDAYTYFARGGVYSNAQTGNVVLLSNHIMSGEWMIALKYLLPLIAFASGIFIADIVHSRFKYAQKMHWRQGILVLEIVILFFVGLIPHHLDSLATILVSFSCALQVQTFRKVSGYSYASTMCIGNIRNGTSALADYTETHNKASLRRAFYYYGIIFFFGLGAGFGGLFSTGKSIHVIWVSSLLLIISFFIMGLEKLRE; this is translated from the coding sequence ATGAAAGACAAACTTATTCAATGGTTTTTACGTGAAAGACAGATGTCTGAAGCTTTTATAAATAGTATCTTCCTTGCCATGTCTGGTGGTTTTCAGGATGCTTATACTTATTTTGCGCGTGGTGGTGTTTATTCTAATGCCCAGACAGGTAACGTCGTATTATTAAGTAATCATATCATGAGTGGAGAATGGATGATTGCCTTAAAGTATTTATTACCTTTAATCGCCTTTGCATCTGGAATATTTATTGCCGATATTGTTCATTCTCGCTTTAAATATGCCCAAAAGATGCATTGGAGACAGGGTATACTTGTATTAGAAATAGTGATTCTATTCTTTGTAGGACTCATTCCCCATCACTTAGATAGTCTTGCGACTATTCTTGTCTCATTCTCTTGTGCACTTCAGGTACAGACATTTAGAAAAGTAAGTGGTTATTCTTATGCTTCTACAATGTGTATTGGGAATATTCGTAATGGGACAAGTGCTTTAGCGGATTATACAGAAACACATAATAAAGCATCACTTAGACGTGCATTCTATTATTATGGAATTATTTTCTTTTTTGGACTTGGTGCAGGATTTGGTGGTTTATTTTCCACAGGAAAATCTATTCATGTTATCTGGGTATCAAGCTTATTATTGATCATCAGTTTCTTTATCATGGGATTAGAAAAACTAAGAGAGTAG
- a CDS encoding LysR family transcriptional regulator produces the protein MANYDYYRIFYYVAQYQSFTKAAEMLRNNQPNITRYINNLESELGCKLFIRSNRGVKLTPEGENLFEHVAIAQEHLRLGESELQKEKELNSGLITLGVSENALRIFLLDHLERFHEQYPHVRLRITNHTTPEALESLRNDLCDFSVVTTPIDLPHLLQVSVLDHFEDILICGKKYKEFSLKHHSLDEFKDTPFISLTSQTGTRNFYNQYFLDNGVSFHPDIEVSTTDQIIPLIVHNLGIAFYPRKLAQQYLDKGEVYEIPLFQSLPHRKVCLVKDPNKSQSIASSKLIESLTHR, from the coding sequence ATGGCAAACTATGATTATTACAGAATATTCTACTATGTAGCACAATACCAGAGCTTCACAAAGGCAGCAGAAATGTTAAGGAACAACCAGCCTAATATCACCCGTTATATCAATAACTTAGAAAGCGAATTAGGCTGTAAGCTTTTTATTCGTTCAAATAGAGGTGTTAAATTAACACCTGAGGGAGAAAACTTATTTGAACATGTTGCCATTGCTCAGGAACATTTAAGACTAGGAGAAAGTGAACTACAAAAAGAAAAAGAATTAAATAGTGGTTTAATTACTTTAGGTGTCAGTGAGAATGCATTACGTATATTCCTTTTAGATCATCTGGAACGTTTCCATGAACAATATCCACATGTACGCCTGCGTATCACTAACCATACTACACCAGAAGCATTAGAATCATTAAGAAATGATTTATGTGACTTCTCTGTTGTTACAACACCAATAGACTTACCACATTTATTACAGGTCTCAGTACTTGATCATTTTGAAGATATTCTCATTTGTGGGAAGAAGTATAAGGAATTCTCATTAAAACATCATTCTTTAGATGAATTCAAAGACACACCTTTTATATCTCTTACAAGTCAGACGGGAACAAGAAACTTTTATAATCAATATTTCTTAGATAATGGCGTTTCTTTCCATCCTGATATAGAAGTCTCTACAACTGATCAGATTATCCCTCTTATTGTTCATAATTTAGGTATTGCATTCTATCCTAGAAAGCTAGCCCAACAATACTTAGATAAGGGAGAAGTCTATGAAATCCCGTTGTTTCAATCATTACCACATCGTAAGGTCTGCTTAGTGAAGGATCCTAATAAATCACAAAGCATCGCTTCTAGTAAACTGATTGAATCACTTACACATCGTTAA
- a CDS encoding prepilin peptidase: protein MPLLIFMIGTCFGSFISCMSHRYMTHESILGRSHCDYCGHTLHVFDLIPGLSYILLKGQCRYCHHKLNKSLLVHELTAGFLFILFYIHDGLSILYLSHIASLTCFYIISIIDLHIYEIPDIYLLISLLCSFKTIYLKESLILLLFLILFVYLFYKISGKEGLGGGDIKMLGVCSLSLGIYQTLSILSIACFLGIIFSFIKQKKMIPFGPFIALGWLTISLFDSFLIL from the coding sequence ATGCCACTACTTATATTTATGATAGGTACTTGTTTTGGCAGTTTTATATCTTGTATGTCACATCGTTATATGACTCATGAATCAATACTCGGAAGAAGTCATTGTGATTATTGTGGCCATACATTACATGTATTCGATTTAATTCCAGGATTATCTTATATATTACTTAAAGGGCAATGTCGTTATTGTCATCATAAACTCAATAAGAGTCTGCTTGTTCATGAATTGACTGCAGGCTTTTTATTTATCTTGTTTTATATTCATGATGGATTAAGTATTCTTTATTTATCTCATATCGCGTCTCTTACATGCTTTTATATTATTTCTATTATTGACTTACATATCTATGAAATACCTGATATATACCTTCTTATTAGCTTGTTATGTAGCTTTAAGACTATATATCTCAAAGAATCTCTCATTCTCCTATTATTTCTTATACTATTTGTTTATCTATTTTATAAAATAAGTGGAAAAGAAGGACTCGGTGGGGGAGATATTAAGATGTTAGGTGTCTGCAGTCTTTCTTTAGGTATTTATCAAACATTAAGTATCTTATCCATTGCCTGTTTCTTAGGAATCATCTTCTCTTTTATAAAACAAAAGAAGATGATTCCTTTTGGTCCTTTTATAGCACTTGGATGGTTAACTATATCTTTATTTGACAGTTTCTTAATCCTGTAA